One Oncorhynchus keta strain PuntledgeMale-10-30-2019 chromosome 23, Oket_V2, whole genome shotgun sequence DNA segment encodes these proteins:
- the LOC118401838 gene encoding uncharacterized protein LOC118401838 isoform X9 translates to MERSLLGSLIKYNQQPPEPPHQQVKPPQQPHQQVKPPQPPHQQVKPPQPPHQQVKPPQQPHQQVKPPQQPHQQVKPPQQPHQQVKPPQQPHQQVKPPQPPHQQVKPPQPPHQQVKPPQPPHQQVKPPQQPHQQVQPPQPPHQQVKPPQPPHQQVQPTQQAHQKHSPPQPPHQQVKPPQPPHQQVKPPQPPHQRPPQLPHQQVKPPQPPHQRPPQLPHQQVQPPQPPHQRPPQLPHQQVKPPQQPHQQPPPPKAPHQLLQPPQPPHQQPPPPKAPHQLLQPPQPPHQQPPPPKAPHQLLQPPQPPHQQLPPPK, encoded by the exons ATGGAGAGGAGTCTCCTCGGATCCCTCATAAAATACAATCAACAGCCCCCAGAACCACCACACCAGCAGGTGAAGCCTCCACAGCAACCACACCAGCAGGTGAAGCCTCCACAGCCACCACACCAGCAGGTGAAGCCTCCACAGCCACCACACCAGCAGGTGAAGCCTCCACAGCAACCACACCAGCAGGTGAAGCCTCCACAGCAACCACACCAGCAG GTGAAGCCTCCACAGCAACCACACCAGCAGGTGAAGCCTCCACAGCAACCACACCAGCAG GTGAAGCCTCCACAGCCACCACACCAGCAGGTGAAGCCTCCACAGCCACCACACCAGCAG GTGAAGCCTCCACAGCCACCACACCAGCAGGTGAAGCCTCCACAGCAACCACACCAGCAGGTGCAGCCTCCACAGCCACCACACCAGCAGGTGAAGCCTCCACAGCCACCACACCAGCAGGTGCAGCCTACACAGCAAGCACACCAAAAACATTCACCTCCACAGCCACCACACCAGCAGGTGAAGCCTCCACAGCCACCACACCAGCAGGTGAAGCCTCCACAGCCACCACACCAGCGGCCTCCACAACTACCACACCAGCAGGTGAAGCCTCCACAGCCACCACACCAGCGGCCTCCACAACTACCACACCAGCAG GTGCAGCCTCCACAGCCACCACACCAGCGGCCTCCACAACTACCACACCAGCAG GTGAAGCCTCCACAGCAACCACACCAACAGCCTCCACCTCCAAAAGCCCCACACCAGTTGCTGCAGCCTCCACAGCCACCACACCAACAGCCTCCACCTCCAAAAGCCCCACACCAGCTGCTGCAGCCTCCACAGCCACCACACCAACAGCCTCCACCTCCAAAAGCCCCACACCAGCTGCTGCAGCCTCCACAGCCACCACATCAACAGCTTCCACCTCCAAAATGA
- the LOC118401838 gene encoding uncharacterized protein LOC118401838 isoform X8 has protein sequence MERSLLGSLIKYNQQPPEPPHQQVKPPQQPHQQVKPPQPPHQQVKPPQPPHQQVKPPQQPHQQVKPPQQPHQQVKPPQQPHQQVKPPQQPHQQVKPPQQPHQQVKPPQPPHQQVKPPQPPHQQVKPPQPPHQQVKPPQQPHQQVQPPQPPHQQVKPPQPPHQQVQPTQQAHQKHSPPQPPHQQVKPPQPPHQQVKPPQPPHQRPPQLPHQQVKPPQPPHQRPPQLPHQQVQPPQPPHQRPPQLPHQQVKPPQQPHQQPPPPKAPHQLLQPPQPPHQQPPPPKAPHQLLQPPQPPHQQPPPPKAPHQLLQPPQPPHQQLPPPK, from the exons ATGGAGAGGAGTCTCCTCGGATCCCTCATAAAATACAATCAACAGCCCCCAGAACCACCACACCAGCAGGTGAAGCCTCCACAGCAACCACACCAGCAGGTGAAGCCTCCACAGCCACCACACCAGCAGGTGAAGCCTCCACAGCCACCACACCAGCAGGTGAAGCCTCCACAGCAACCACACCAGCAGGTGAAGCCTCCACAGCAACCACACCAGCAG GTGAAGCCTCCACAGCAACCACACCAGCAGGTGAAGCCTCCACAGCAACCACACCAGCAGGTGAAGCCTCCACAGCAACCACACCAGCAG GTGAAGCCTCCACAGCCACCACACCAGCAGGTGAAGCCTCCACAGCCACCACACCAGCAG GTGAAGCCTCCACAGCCACCACACCAGCAGGTGAAGCCTCCACAGCAACCACACCAGCAGGTGCAGCCTCCACAGCCACCACACCAGCAGGTGAAGCCTCCACAGCCACCACACCAGCAGGTGCAGCCTACACAGCAAGCACACCAAAAACATTCACCTCCACAGCCACCACACCAGCAGGTGAAGCCTCCACAGCCACCACACCAGCAGGTGAAGCCTCCACAGCCACCACACCAGCGGCCTCCACAACTACCACACCAGCAGGTGAAGCCTCCACAGCCACCACACCAGCGGCCTCCACAACTACCACACCAGCAG GTGCAGCCTCCACAGCCACCACACCAGCGGCCTCCACAACTACCACACCAGCAG GTGAAGCCTCCACAGCAACCACACCAACAGCCTCCACCTCCAAAAGCCCCACACCAGTTGCTGCAGCCTCCACAGCCACCACACCAACAGCCTCCACCTCCAAAAGCCCCACACCAGCTGCTGCAGCCTCCACAGCCACCACACCAACAGCCTCCACCTCCAAAAGCCCCACACCAGCTGCTGCAGCCTCCACAGCCACCACATCAACAGCTTCCACCTCCAAAATGA
- the LOC118401838 gene encoding uncharacterized protein LOC118401838 isoform X11, producing MERSLLGSLIKYNQQPPEPPHQQVKPPQQPHQQVKPPQPPHQQVKPPQPPHQQVKPPQQPHQQVKPPQQPHQQVKPPQPPHQQVKPPQPPHQQVKPPQPPHQQVKPPQPPHQQVKPPQQPHQQVQPPQPPHQQVKPPQPPHQQVQPTQQAHQKHSPPQPPHQQVKPPQPPHQQVKPPQPPHQRPPQLPHQQVKPPQPPHQRPPQLPHQQVQPPQPPHQRPPQLPHQQVKPPQQPHQQPPPPKAPHQLLQPPQPPHQQPPPPKAPHQLLQPPQPPHQQPPPPKAPHQLLQPPQPPHQQLPPPK from the exons ATGGAGAGGAGTCTCCTCGGATCCCTCATAAAATACAATCAACAGCCCCCAGAACCACCACACCAGCAGGTGAAGCCTCCACAGCAACCACACCAGCAGGTGAAGCCTCCACAGCCACCACACCAGCAGGTGAAGCCTCCACAGCCACCACACCAGCAGGTGAAGCCTCCACAGCAACCACACCAGCAGGTGAAGCCTCCACAGCAACCACACCAGCAGGTGAAGCCTCCACAGCCACCACACCAGCAG GTGAAGCCTCCACAGCCACCACACCAGCAGGTGAAGCCTCCACAGCCACCACACCAGCAG GTGAAGCCTCCACAGCCACCACACCAGCAGGTGAAGCCTCCACAGCAACCACACCAGCAGGTGCAGCCTCCACAGCCACCACACCAGCAGGTGAAGCCTCCACAGCCACCACACCAGCAGGTGCAGCCTACACAGCAAGCACACCAAAAACATTCACCTCCACAGCCACCACACCAGCAGGTGAAGCCTCCACAGCCACCACACCAGCAGGTGAAGCCTCCACAGCCACCACACCAGCGGCCTCCACAACTACCACACCAGCAGGTGAAGCCTCCACAGCCACCACACCAGCGGCCTCCACAACTACCACACCAGCAG GTGCAGCCTCCACAGCCACCACACCAGCGGCCTCCACAACTACCACACCAGCAG GTGAAGCCTCCACAGCAACCACACCAACAGCCTCCACCTCCAAAAGCCCCACACCAGTTGCTGCAGCCTCCACAGCCACCACACCAACAGCCTCCACCTCCAAAAGCCCCACACCAGCTGCTGCAGCCTCCACAGCCACCACACCAACAGCCTCCACCTCCAAAAGCCCCACACCAGCTGCTGCAGCCTCCACAGCCACCACATCAACAGCTTCCACCTCCAAAATGA
- the LOC118401838 gene encoding uncharacterized protein LOC118401838 isoform X4, with the protein MERSLLGSLIKYNQQPPEPPHQQVKPPQQPHQQVKPPQPPHQQVKPPQPPHQQVKPPQQPHQQVKPPQQPHQQVKPPQPPHQQVKPPQQPHQQVKPPQQPHQQVKPPQQPHQQVKPPQPPHQQVKPPQPPHQQVKPPQPPHQQVKPPQQPHQQVQPPQPPHQQVKPPQPPHQQVQPTQQAHQKHSPPQPPHQQVKPPQPPHQQVKPPQPPHQRPPQLPHQQVKPPQPPHQRPPQLPHQQVQPPQPPHQRPPQLPHQQVKPPQQPHQQPPPPKAPHQLLQPPQPPHQQPPPPKAPHQLLQPPQPPHQQPPPPKAPHQLLQPPQPPHQQLPPPK; encoded by the exons ATGGAGAGGAGTCTCCTCGGATCCCTCATAAAATACAATCAACAGCCCCCAGAACCACCACACCAGCAGGTGAAGCCTCCACAGCAACCACACCAGCAGGTGAAGCCTCCACAGCCACCACACCAGCAGGTGAAGCCTCCACAGCCACCACACCAGCAGGTGAAGCCTCCACAGCAACCACACCAGCAGGTGAAGCCTCCACAGCAACCACACCAGCAGGTGAAGCCTCCACAGCCACCACACCAGCAG GTGAAGCCTCCACAGCAACCACACCAGCAGGTGAAGCCTCCACAGCAACCACACCAGCAGGTGAAGCCTCCACAGCAACCACACCAGCAG GTGAAGCCTCCACAGCCACCACACCAGCAGGTGAAGCCTCCACAGCCACCACACCAGCAG GTGAAGCCTCCACAGCCACCACACCAGCAGGTGAAGCCTCCACAGCAACCACACCAGCAGGTGCAGCCTCCACAGCCACCACACCAGCAGGTGAAGCCTCCACAGCCACCACACCAGCAGGTGCAGCCTACACAGCAAGCACACCAAAAACATTCACCTCCACAGCCACCACACCAGCAGGTGAAGCCTCCACAGCCACCACACCAGCAGGTGAAGCCTCCACAGCCACCACACCAGCGGCCTCCACAACTACCACACCAGCAGGTGAAGCCTCCACAGCCACCACACCAGCGGCCTCCACAACTACCACACCAGCAG GTGCAGCCTCCACAGCCACCACACCAGCGGCCTCCACAACTACCACACCAGCAG GTGAAGCCTCCACAGCAACCACACCAACAGCCTCCACCTCCAAAAGCCCCACACCAGTTGCTGCAGCCTCCACAGCCACCACACCAACAGCCTCCACCTCCAAAAGCCCCACACCAGCTGCTGCAGCCTCCACAGCCACCACACCAACAGCCTCCACCTCCAAAAGCCCCACACCAGCTGCTGCAGCCTCCACAGCCACCACATCAACAGCTTCCACCTCCAAAATGA
- the LOC118401838 gene encoding uncharacterized protein LOC118401838 isoform X13, with protein MERSLLGSLIKYNQQPPEPPHQQVKPPQQPHQQVKPPQPPHQQVKPPQQPHQQVKPPQQPHQQVKPPQQPHQQVKPPQPPHQQVKPPQPPHQQVKPPQPPHQQVKPPQQPHQQVQPPQPPHQQVKPPQPPHQQVQPTQQAHQKHSPPQPPHQQVKPPQPPHQQVKPPQPPHQRPPQLPHQQVKPPQPPHQRPPQLPHQQVQPPQPPHQRPPQLPHQQVKPPQQPHQQPPPPKAPHQLLQPPQPPHQQPPPPKAPHQLLQPPQPPHQQPPPPKAPHQLLQPPQPPHQQLPPPK; from the exons ATGGAGAGGAGTCTCCTCGGATCCCTCATAAAATACAATCAACAGCCCCCAGAACCACCACACCAGCAGGTGAAGCCTCCACAGCAACCACACCAGCAGGTGAAGCCTCCACAGCCACCACACCAGCAG GTGAAGCCTCCACAGCAACCACACCAGCAGGTGAAGCCTCCACAGCAACCACACCAGCAGGTGAAGCCTCCACAGCAACCACACCAGCAG GTGAAGCCTCCACAGCCACCACACCAGCAGGTGAAGCCTCCACAGCCACCACACCAGCAG GTGAAGCCTCCACAGCCACCACACCAGCAGGTGAAGCCTCCACAGCAACCACACCAGCAGGTGCAGCCTCCACAGCCACCACACCAGCAGGTGAAGCCTCCACAGCCACCACACCAGCAGGTGCAGCCTACACAGCAAGCACACCAAAAACATTCACCTCCACAGCCACCACACCAGCAGGTGAAGCCTCCACAGCCACCACACCAGCAGGTGAAGCCTCCACAGCCACCACACCAGCGGCCTCCACAACTACCACACCAGCAGGTGAAGCCTCCACAGCCACCACACCAGCGGCCTCCACAACTACCACACCAGCAG GTGCAGCCTCCACAGCCACCACACCAGCGGCCTCCACAACTACCACACCAGCAG GTGAAGCCTCCACAGCAACCACACCAACAGCCTCCACCTCCAAAAGCCCCACACCAGTTGCTGCAGCCTCCACAGCCACCACACCAACAGCCTCCACCTCCAAAAGCCCCACACCAGCTGCTGCAGCCTCCACAGCCACCACACCAACAGCCTCCACCTCCAAAAGCCCCACACCAGCTGCTGCAGCCTCCACAGCCACCACATCAACAGCTTCCACCTCCAAAATGA